In Candidatus Angelobacter sp., the genomic stretch GGGTCGTACTTATTATCATTGGAATCAACGCCACGAACTCGTTCAGTTCCGATGTTTCCAGATTCTTTACCGGATCACCGACTGATAAAGCCGTCTGGACCCTCATCGCGGGCGTTCTCGCTGCCGTCGTTGGCCTCGTTGGAACGTTGCGCGGCACGAAGCAAACTTGATTGCACCCTCATCAATTGACCGTCGCCGCCTGACGCGTTGGCGGGCAGGCGCCACGGTCCCAAACCACACCCGCCAACAAGAAATGAAATCATGAATGCGTTGAAACGTTGGAACCGGTTAAAAGACCTGGAAGCTTTCCAACACAGTCTGGACAGTCTTTTGGGTCCTTCTCCTGCCCATCGGCCCGAGGGGCAAGAGGGACTCATGGCCGCCGCCGAATGGTCCCCACTGGTGGACATCAGCGAAGACGACAAGGAGTACCTGATCAAGGCCGAGTTGCCTGAAGTGAAGAAGGAGGACGTAAAGGTCACCGCGGAGGAAGGCACATTGACCATCATGGGCGAACGCAAATTCGAAAAGGAAGGAAAAGGCAGAAAGTATCACCGTGTCGAACGCGCCTACGGCACTTTTGGACGGAGCTTCTCGCTCCCGGATGACGCCAGCCCCGCGAAAGTCAGCGCCGAGTTCAAAGATGGCGTGCTCACCGTGCATTTGGTGAAGGACGAGAAGGCCAAACCGCAGCAGGTCGAAGTCAAGGTTTCCTGAACGGGTCTAATGATCGACCACCAAAGAGAAACGGTGCTTCCAGGACACATCAGCATTTTGGACGACACCGATGAGCGTCGCAAACTGGAGAAAAGCATCGCGCAAGTTCAGCGTGACAGACGCTGCGTACAACGCGCAGCATCGCTGATGGCCCTGTTCACTGCGCTAAGTGCGGCCGGTCTGGGGTATGGCGCGGTCCTTCAGGAGAATTT encodes the following:
- a CDS encoding DUF3185 family protein; translation: MNKIVSLALLIGGVVLIIIGINATNSFSSDVSRFFTGSPTDKAVWTLIAGVLAAVVGLVGTLRGTKQT
- a CDS encoding Hsp20/alpha crystallin family protein; the protein is MNALKRWNRLKDLEAFQHSLDSLLGPSPAHRPEGQEGLMAAAEWSPLVDISEDDKEYLIKAELPEVKKEDVKVTAEEGTLTIMGERKFEKEGKGRKYHRVERAYGTFGRSFSLPDDASPAKVSAEFKDGVLTVHLVKDEKAKPQQVEVKVS